In Niallia sp. FSL W8-0635, one genomic interval encodes:
- a CDS encoding O-antigen ligase family protein: MTFLTGVFYGLLSPLNPEFRSFFLFKYGSLILISYIIVVFYLPFMLKKTNDLNKKVIIIVLFISIGITIPTVVFYLLNDKYDIGQFIRVILYIPIFVFVVWRKYDLSIYLIKFSFLFNFVGVYQYIMLGDSGRVESLFSHPNFYSIYLIVIIIFILEKLNFDKEYKRHKNFYYLYIFFMMAMILLGTGARTSFITLLIILVFNYFLRSRDKIRTVLRISIISFLLLIVFKVSESLLMTTRIFNMSYGNQYTDQINSFEWRILRWYDGLAAFNDFPGIYKIFGHGWQSSRIFSERFVGFSMHNEYIRMLVDFGVIGFIVYVSLIIFLVYISFKNFRIEGYYSLFLISVVVMIAGLTENIFVSSESFSILILSIANSLAILNIKKSKLLDTA, translated from the coding sequence ATGACATTTTTAACGGGTGTTTTTTATGGATTATTATCACCGTTAAATCCAGAGTTTAGAAGCTTTTTTTTATTTAAATATGGTAGTCTTATTTTAATATCCTACATTATAGTTGTGTTTTATTTACCATTTATGTTAAAAAAAACAAATGATTTGAATAAAAAGGTTATTATTATAGTACTATTCATTAGTATAGGTATTACTATTCCAACTGTAGTGTTTTATTTATTGAATGATAAATATGATATTGGACAGTTTATTAGGGTGATATTATATATTCCCATTTTTGTTTTTGTAGTATGGAGAAAGTATGATTTATCAATTTATTTGATAAAGTTCTCGTTTCTTTTTAATTTCGTGGGTGTATATCAATATATTATGTTGGGTGATTCTGGTAGAGTTGAAAGTTTGTTTAGTCATCCTAATTTCTATTCTATATATTTAATAGTAATTATTATCTTTATATTAGAAAAATTAAATTTTGATAAGGAATACAAAAGACATAAAAATTTCTATTACTTATATATTTTTTTTATGATGGCAATGATTTTATTAGGAACAGGTGCTAGAACATCTTTTATAACGTTATTAATAATTTTAGTCTTTAATTACTTTTTAAGAAGTAGAGATAAAATACGAACAGTATTAAGAATATCAATTATCTCATTTTTATTATTAATAGTATTTAAAGTTTCGGAGAGTTTATTAATGACTACTAGAATCTTCAATATGAGTTATGGGAATCAATATACAGATCAAATAAATTCCTTTGAATGGAGAATTTTAAGATGGTATGACGGGCTCGCAGCGTTTAATGATTTTCCTGGAATTTATAAGATATTTGGGCATGGATGGCAATCAAGTAGGATTTTTTCAGAAAGGTTTGTAGGATTCAGTATGCATAATGAATATATTAGAATGTTGGTGGATTTCGGAGTAATAGGATTTATAGTATATGTATCCTTAATTATCTTCTTGGTATACATTAGTTTTAAAAATTTTAGAATAGAAGGATATTATTCTTTATTTCTAATAAGTGTGGTAGTTATGATTGCAGGATTAACAGAAAATATATTTGTTTCTAGTGAATCATTTTCAATATTAATATTAAGTATAGCTAATAGTTTAGCCA
- a CDS encoding serine acetyltransferase has translation MIKNKSDYKKYLMADKKALNIKSRFPRPIVDDIWRFERILRKLEYYLNCKKGFFNKIYILYIKYRFHKISKSLGFDIPVNVFGPGLSIAHRGTIVVNGKARVGKNCRLHACTNIGTANDNFAQVPQIGDNVYIGPGAKIYGDIIIADGIAIGANSVVNKSFIIPNKTIAGVPAKMINNNGSENLLFPSMLSNKTDEWNFDK, from the coding sequence TTGATAAAAAATAAAAGTGATTATAAAAAATATTTAATGGCTGACAAAAAAGCGTTGAATATTAAAAGTAGATTCCCTCGACCAATTGTAGATGACATTTGGAGATTTGAAAGGATATTAAGAAAATTAGAGTATTATTTAAATTGTAAAAAAGGTTTTTTTAATAAAATTTATATCTTATATATTAAATATAGATTTCATAAGATATCAAAATCATTAGGTTTTGATATCCCTGTTAATGTCTTTGGTCCCGGATTATCAATTGCACATAGAGGTACTATTGTAGTTAACGGTAAGGCTAGAGTGGGGAAAAATTGTAGATTACATGCGTGTACAAATATTGGTACTGCGAACGATAATTTTGCTCAGGTACCGCAAATAGGTGATAATGTTTATATTGGTCCAGGTGCTAAAATATATGGAGATATAATTATTGCGGACGGAATTGCAATTGGGGCAAATTCTGTTGTTAATAAGTCTTTCATAATTCCTAACAAGACTATTGCTGGAGTCCCAGCAAAAATGATTAATAATAATGGCTCAGAGAATTTATTGTTTCCTTCAATGTTATCCAATAAGACAGATGAGTGGAATTTTGATAAATAA
- a CDS encoding glycosyltransferase family 4 protein yields the protein MNVLMIGSHLKVSGGITRVVKNYIKAGIGNKVNFTYLPTYIGGNHLVKIIYFIIKFFELYININIYNKKYDVAHIHMSYKGSFHRKRLIINILNKKRIPIILHMHGSQFKDYYDRSTSKQKTLIVRTLNKATVILALGEEWETYYKSICDTRVVVLNNAVFPKEKICNSEEKYLITCMGLLSKRKGSYDLIDVASTLKGKIDNKYKFVLAGDGEINNIKRKINTLSLNEMFLIPGWVSSEETIEDIYIKSIIYVLPSYNEGMPMSILEAMSYGIPVISTEVGSIPTVIKNGVNGYLIKPGDIDSLANKIVTLLNEIELQNKMANNNFEEIKKNYNIYNSLEDLIGLYGEISK from the coding sequence ATGAATGTACTAATGATTGGATCGCACTTAAAGGTTTCTGGAGGAATAACCAGAGTAGTTAAAAATTATATAAAAGCTGGAATAGGTAATAAAGTGAATTTCACTTATTTACCGACATATATCGGTGGAAATCATTTAGTTAAGATAATATATTTTATAATTAAATTTTTTGAATTATATATCAATATAAATATATATAATAAAAAATATGATGTTGCACACATACACATGTCATATAAAGGAAGTTTTCACAGAAAAAGACTAATAATAAATATTTTGAATAAAAAAAGGATACCCATAATATTGCATATGCATGGATCACAGTTTAAGGATTATTACGATAGATCTACTAGTAAACAAAAAACTTTAATAGTAAGAACTTTAAATAAAGCAACTGTAATTCTTGCTTTAGGAGAAGAATGGGAAACCTATTATAAATCTATTTGTGATACAAGAGTGGTTGTATTAAACAACGCTGTATTTCCGAAAGAGAAGATTTGCAATTCCGAAGAGAAATACTTAATCACATGTATGGGGTTACTTTCTAAAAGAAAAGGATCATATGACTTAATAGATGTAGCAAGCACTTTAAAGGGGAAAATCGATAATAAATATAAATTTGTATTAGCTGGCGATGGAGAGATAAATAATATTAAAAGAAAAATAAATACTTTATCACTAAACGAAATGTTTTTGATTCCAGGTTGGGTTTCGTCAGAAGAAACTATTGAAGACATATATATTAAAAGTATTATATATGTATTGCCTTCCTATAATGAGGGTATGCCTATGTCAATATTAGAGGCTATGAGTTATGGAATACCTGTAATATCTACGGAGGTAGGATCTATCCCAACTGTCATAAAAAATGGAGTAAACGGTTATTTAATTAAACCAGGGGATATTGATTCTTTGGCAAATAAAATTGTAACATTACTAAACGAGATAGAACTTCAAAATAAAATGGCTAATAATAATTTCGAAGAAATTAAGAAGAATTATAATATATATAATTCTTTGGAGGATTTGATTGGATTATACGGTGAAATTTCAAAATGA
- the pssE gene encoding PssE/Cps14G family polysaccharide biosynthesis glycosyltransferase, giving the protein MIFVTVGSQKFQFNRLLIEIDKLIEKNVIQPDDVFAQSGHSNYQPKLYKYKQFLNNDEFVKMVKNCNVLLTHGGTGAIINGVKSKKKVIAVPRLAEYGEHVDNHQFDIVEQFEKSNLIYGLKEIEYLEKALNEIKYINFNDYKSNTNNIINLIQEFIERL; this is encoded by the coding sequence TTGATATTTGTTACAGTTGGTTCTCAAAAATTTCAATTCAATAGATTATTGATTGAAATTGATAAATTAATAGAGAAAAATGTAATACAACCCGATGATGTTTTCGCTCAATCAGGTCATTCGAACTACCAACCGAAATTATATAAATATAAGCAATTTTTGAATAACGATGAATTTGTAAAAATGGTAAAGAATTGTAATGTATTGTTAACTCATGGTGGAACAGGTGCAATAATTAACGGAGTTAAGTCTAAGAAAAAAGTTATCGCAGTTCCTAGACTGGCTGAATATGGAGAGCATGTTGATAATCATCAGTTTGATATAGTAGAGCAATTTGAAAAATCAAATTTAATATATGGGTTAAAAGAAATTGAATATTTAGAAAAGGCTTTAAATGAAATCAAATATATCAATTTTAATGATTATAAGTCTAATACAAATAATATTATAAATCTTATTCAAGAATTCATCGAAAGGTTATAA
- the pssD gene encoding PssD/Cps14F family polysaccharide biosynthesis glycosyltransferase, which translates to MKLCFTASSGGHLEQIMMLRPIMEKYDSVILTEKTNYKFNSIGIDSYLVPQINRKELSFIIKFIYIIIISLNIYIKEKPDVIISTGALSTVPICIIAKIFKKKIVFIESFSKINSSTLTGKLMYKYADLFIVQWEELKELYPKATYGGGIY; encoded by the coding sequence TTGAAGCTATGTTTTACAGCATCATCAGGTGGTCACTTAGAACAAATAATGATGCTAAGACCTATTATGGAAAAATATGATAGTGTGATATTGACTGAAAAAACTAACTATAAGTTCAATTCTATAGGTATAGATAGTTACTTAGTTCCCCAGATTAACAGAAAAGAGTTGTCTTTTATTATTAAATTTATTTATATAATTATTATATCTTTAAATATTTATATAAAAGAAAAACCAGATGTTATTATTTCCACAGGTGCATTATCTACAGTACCAATATGTATTATAGCTAAAATTTTTAAAAAGAAGATAGTTTTTATTGAGTCATTTTCTAAAATAAACTCATCAACATTAACAGGAAAATTAATGTATAAATATGCCGATCTCTTCATAGTACAATGGGAAGAATTGAAAGAGTTATATCCTAAAGCAACGTATGGAGGAGGAATATATTGA
- a CDS encoding sugar transferase — translation MSEFYKDQSLYLEKKKNISVNTARSYLVMKRAIDIIGSLCGLVVLSILFIIIALLIKLEDPKGKVFFKQLRVGKDGKEFYMYKFRSMASDAEERLKELLALNEVSGAMFKMKDDPRVTKIGKFIRKTSVDELPQLFNVFRGDMSLVGPRPPLPREVAEYSAYDKQRLLVTPGCTGLWQVSGRSNIGFKEMVELDLEYIRKRSLLVDFIILMKTVVVLFGSKDAY, via the coding sequence ATGTCTGAGTTTTATAAGGATCAATCTCTGTATTTGGAAAAGAAAAAGAATATATCTGTAAATACAGCTCGTAGCTACCTTGTAATGAAAAGAGCGATAGACATCATTGGTTCATTATGTGGCTTGGTTGTGCTAAGTATTCTTTTTATTATTATTGCGCTATTGATCAAATTAGAGGATCCAAAGGGGAAAGTTTTCTTTAAGCAATTGAGAGTGGGGAAAGATGGGAAAGAGTTTTATATGTATAAGTTTCGGTCGATGGCTTCGGATGCGGAGGAGCGGTTGAAAGAGTTATTGGCTTTGAATGAGGTTTCTGGTGCGATGTTTAAGATGAAGGATGATCCGAGGGTTACGAAGATTGGGAAGTTTATTCGGAAGACTAGTGTGGATGAATTGCCGCAGTTGTTTAATGTGTTTAGAGGGGATATGAGTTTGGTTGGGCCTAGACCGCCACTTCCTAGGGAGGTTGCGGAGTATTCTGCTTATGATAAGCAGAGGTTGTTAGTGACGCCGGGGTGTACGGGGCTTTGGCAGGTTAGTGGGAGAAGTAATATAGGATTCAAAGAGATGGTAGAACTAGATTTGGAATATATTAGGAAACGTTCTTTATTAGTTGATTTTATTATATTAATGAAAACTGTAGTTGTACTGTTCGGATCAAAAGATGCATATTAA
- a CDS encoding tyrosine-protein phosphatase, whose product MIDIHCHILPGVDDGAATIEDSVAMANAAVKEGITTIIATPHHKNNQFSNSKSSILTKVNDLNTVLKQENIPLTILPGQEVRIYGEVLEDYYKEEILTLNHTKYLFIEFPSSSVPRYAERLLYELQTEGIIPIIVHPERNKELQEKSDLLYQFVKNGALTQVTASSVAGYFGKNVKKFSEQLIEHNLTHFLASDAHNVHNRSYKMMEGLDVVEENFGVDYVYLFKENGELLLEDKNVIKEVPERIQRKKFLGIF is encoded by the coding sequence ATGATTGATATCCACTGTCATATATTACCTGGGGTTGATGATGGGGCAGCGACAATTGAAGATAGTGTAGCGATGGCAAATGCCGCTGTGAAAGAAGGGATAACAACAATTATCGCTACACCTCATCATAAGAATAATCAGTTTAGTAATTCGAAATCTTCTATTCTTACAAAAGTAAATGACTTAAACACCGTTTTAAAACAAGAAAATATTCCTCTTACGATACTTCCCGGACAGGAAGTGAGAATTTATGGGGAAGTGTTAGAAGACTATTATAAGGAAGAAATTCTAACACTTAATCATACAAAATACCTTTTCATTGAGTTTCCTTCTTCCTCTGTTCCACGATATGCAGAGAGATTATTGTATGAACTGCAAACAGAGGGAATCATTCCTATTATTGTACATCCAGAGAGAAATAAAGAATTGCAAGAAAAGTCAGATCTCCTTTATCAATTTGTGAAGAATGGGGCGTTGACGCAAGTGACGGCTTCTAGTGTGGCTGGTTATTTTGGGAAGAATGTGAAGAAGTTTTCGGAGCAGTTGATTGAGCATAATTTAACGCACTTTCTAGCGTCAGATGCCCATAATGTCCATAATCGTAGTTATAAGATGATGGAAGGTTTAGATGTGGTGGAAGAGAACTTTGGGGTGGATTATGTTTATCTTTTTAAAGAGAATGGGGAGTTGCTTTTGGAAGATAAAAACGTGATAAAAGAGGTTCCTGAACGTATACAGAGAAAGAAGTTTTTGGGGATTTTTTAA
- a CDS encoding CpsD/CapB family tyrosine-protein kinase, which translates to MAASKRAKKGGLSLNRRKLITKYDPRSPISEQYRTIRTNILYSSIDEEIRSILVTSSGPGEGKSTTAANLAIVFAQQGKTVLLVDADLRKPTVHYTFNLNNTTGLTSVLTNQLGLMEAVQENDEKNLYVLPSGPIPPNPSELLGSRAMEHFLERALEEFDIVLFDTPPVLAVTDAQVLANLCHGSILVVSSGTTDKEAVVKTKEKLSVTSGKILGVVLNNKKADKKGDYYYYGTN; encoded by the coding sequence TTGGCAGCAAGTAAGAGAGCAAAAAAAGGCGGTTTATCCTTAAATAGAAGAAAGCTTATCACAAAATATGATCCAAGATCTCCTATTTCTGAGCAATACCGAACCATTCGTACAAATATCCTTTATTCTAGTATCGATGAAGAAATTCGTTCTATCTTAGTGACATCTTCAGGACCTGGAGAAGGGAAATCGACGACAGCAGCGAACTTAGCGATTGTTTTTGCACAGCAAGGAAAGACCGTTTTATTGGTAGATGCTGATTTACGGAAACCGACTGTTCATTATACGTTTAACTTGAATAATACAACTGGGTTAACATCTGTTCTAACTAATCAGCTAGGCTTAATGGAGGCTGTGCAGGAAAATGATGAGAAGAATCTGTATGTTTTACCTAGTGGTCCAATTCCGCCGAATCCTTCTGAGTTATTAGGCTCTCGTGCGATGGAACATTTTTTAGAACGGGCTCTTGAAGAGTTTGATATTGTTTTATTTGATACACCACCAGTATTAGCTGTTACAGATGCACAAGTGCTCGCTAATCTTTGTCATGGAAGTATTTTAGTTGTTAGTAGTGGCACAACGGATAAAGAAGCGGTTGTTAAAACGAAGGAAAAGCTTTCAGTGACTTCCGGGAAAATATTAGGAGTTGTATTAAATAATAAAAAAGCCGACAAAAAAGGTGATTATTATTATTATGGAACAAATTGA
- a CDS encoding YveK family protein, with the protein MEETISLKELFDTLKKRIVLIISLTLIAMIVSGVVSYFIITPEYKSSTQILVNQKKDESSAVINSGEVQANVQMISTYSVILKSAAILNNVKEELNLDMSVPELNSKITVESAQNSQIMTLSVTDSDPTVALQIANKTAEVFEKEIKNIMSIDNVKVLPLAVDQENQAPISPNPPLNIAIAAVVGLMIGVGLAFLLEYLDNTVKTEQDIEKLLDLPVLGAITTIDESQDAKQRGNQKGRSSRGDLLGSK; encoded by the coding sequence ATGGAAGAAACGATCAGTTTGAAAGAATTATTCGACACACTTAAGAAACGCATAGTGCTTATAATCTCCCTTACTTTAATCGCGATGATTGTTAGTGGAGTAGTTAGTTATTTTATTATTACACCGGAGTATAAATCTTCGACACAGATTCTTGTTAACCAAAAGAAAGATGAATCATCAGCTGTCATTAATTCAGGTGAAGTACAGGCAAACGTGCAAATGATTAGCACATATAGTGTCATTCTAAAAAGTGCGGCTATCTTAAATAATGTAAAAGAAGAATTAAATTTAGATATGAGTGTTCCAGAGCTGAACAGTAAAATTACTGTGGAAAGTGCACAAAATTCACAGATAATGACTCTTTCCGTTACGGACTCTGACCCAACAGTAGCGTTGCAAATTGCGAATAAAACGGCAGAGGTTTTCGAAAAAGAAATTAAGAATATTATGTCAATTGATAATGTAAAAGTATTGCCACTTGCGGTAGATCAAGAGAATCAAGCACCAATTAGCCCAAATCCTCCATTAAATATTGCGATTGCAGCAGTAGTAGGATTAATGATTGGGGTAGGATTAGCATTTTTATTAGAATACTTGGATAATACAGTGAAAACAGAACAAGATATTGAAAAATTGCTGGATTTACCAGTATTAGGTGCCATTACAACCATTGATGAAAGTCAAGATGCAAAGCAGAGAGGCAATCAAAAAGGCAGAAGTAGTAGGGGGGATTTACTTGGCAGCAAGTAA
- a CDS encoding ABC transporter ATP-binding protein, with product MNLKVSFHDVSKKYSLTTSKKEKIKELFFPNHSKAGFYGVRNITFNVMEGETIGFVGINGSGKSTMSNLLARMIPPTSGEIDMDGQPSLIAIAAGLNNSLTGKDNIYLKCLMMGFTKKEIEEMYDSIVEFADIGEFIDQPVKSYSSGMKSRLGFAISIHNNPDILIIDEALSVGDQTFYQKCVDRITEFKEQGKTIFFVSHSISQIEKICDRVAWMHYGELIMFDETKVVVEEYKKFINWFNKLPKEGKLDYQQKNKEARKKPLVSKTSTRLTSKSKKSKRKKGSQIQLIILTLFLLISGGSLFIEQSLRKLPSISLFTKETTTVAEPGQKDAVKETSWEDVEEEGIILQPDITLYTDDSLNTASQVKLPFGNTVGFIAQNANVAQIEYGDERYYIHKEDVSSLKSESGEVVTSRFEPYFSERVQLSYQFLMAFMGSAASDLEQSVNGGEMSEYKGEPALFLPYENMYYLINQDEVSGIVIKDIQQIEPETITEEDVIFSKDKQQFFIRGKEFDYIVNNIDATLTIVDRSSSL from the coding sequence ATGAATCTCAAGGTTTCGTTTCATGATGTTTCGAAAAAATATAGTCTAACGACAAGTAAAAAGGAAAAAATCAAGGAATTGTTTTTTCCTAATCATAGTAAGGCAGGATTTTATGGAGTAAGAAATATAACTTTTAACGTTATGGAAGGGGAAACGATTGGATTTGTTGGAATAAATGGTTCTGGTAAATCTACGATGTCTAATCTATTAGCAAGAATGATTCCGCCAACATCTGGGGAAATTGATATGGATGGACAACCCTCTCTTATAGCGATTGCAGCGGGACTAAATAATAGTCTTACTGGAAAAGATAATATATATTTAAAATGTTTAATGATGGGTTTTACGAAGAAAGAAATAGAAGAAATGTATGATTCTATTGTTGAATTTGCCGATATTGGTGAGTTCATTGACCAACCTGTGAAGAGCTATTCAAGTGGGATGAAGTCTCGTTTAGGTTTTGCGATTTCGATTCATAATAACCCGGATATACTAATAATAGATGAAGCTTTGTCCGTAGGGGATCAGACATTTTATCAAAAATGCGTGGATAGAATTACGGAATTCAAAGAGCAGGGAAAAACAATCTTCTTTGTTAGTCATTCAATCAGTCAGATTGAAAAAATCTGTGACCGTGTCGCCTGGATGCATTATGGCGAATTAATTATGTTTGATGAAACAAAAGTAGTAGTAGAGGAATATAAGAAATTTATTAATTGGTTTAATAAGCTTCCAAAAGAAGGGAAGTTAGACTATCAACAAAAAAATAAAGAAGCACGAAAAAAACCACTTGTAAGTAAGACATCCACACGTCTAACTTCAAAATCTAAAAAAAGTAAGCGTAAGAAAGGATCTCAAATCCAACTAATTATTCTTACCCTGTTCTTATTAATAAGTGGAGGTTCTTTATTTATTGAACAATCATTAAGAAAGTTACCTTCCATTTCTTTATTTACAAAAGAAACAACGACAGTAGCCGAACCAGGGCAAAAGGATGCGGTTAAGGAAACATCATGGGAGGATGTAGAGGAAGAAGGTATCATTCTTCAACCTGATATCACATTATATACAGACGATAGTCTTAATACAGCTTCACAGGTGAAACTGCCTTTTGGAAACACAGTGGGTTTCATTGCGCAAAATGCTAACGTTGCGCAGATAGAGTATGGCGATGAAAGGTATTATATCCATAAAGAGGACGTCTCTTCTCTAAAAAGTGAGAGTGGGGAAGTCGTTACCTCCCGTTTCGAACCCTATTTTTCCGAAAGAGTCCAGCTTTCTTATCAATTCTTAATGGCGTTTATGGGCTCTGCTGCAAGTGATTTAGAGCAAAGTGTAAATGGTGGAGAGATGAGTGAGTATAAAGGAGAACCTGCTTTATTCTTGCCATATGAGAATATGTACTACTTAATAAATCAAGATGAGGTTTCAGGGATTGTGATAAAGGATATTCAACAAATAGAGCCTGAAACAATCACTGAAGAAGACGTTATTTTCAGTAAGGATAAACAGCAATTCTTTATTAGAGGAAAAGAATTTGATTATATTGTAAATAATATAGATGCTACATTAACCATTGTGGATAGATCTTCATCACTATAA
- a CDS encoding ABC transporter permease, with translation MNEIKILLKEQYRSIPLIIRLAIYETRSKYEQHYLGVLWQWLNPLIQVFAYWFVFGFGIRKGQPVGEYDFIVWMLGGMIAWFFISPTVVEASNSVFKRINMVAKMNFPISSLPSVVIASNLIVHFVMVAIYIIVLLFNGVYPSLHWLQFLYYLVCMVAFMFALTLLNSTISVLIRDYQQLIQAFTRLLFFVTPLFWDPSHMSNTVQAILKLNPVYYIVSGYRNSFLNGTWFFEDLKYTIYFWLVTLVLLLAGSILHLKFRDKFVDFL, from the coding sequence ATGAATGAAATAAAAATACTATTAAAAGAACAGTATAGATCCATCCCTTTAATTATTCGCTTAGCGATTTATGAAACAAGATCAAAATATGAGCAGCATTATCTAGGTGTTCTATGGCAATGGCTAAATCCGTTAATTCAAGTATTCGCATATTGGTTTGTTTTTGGCTTTGGTATTCGCAAAGGACAGCCTGTTGGAGAATATGATTTTATTGTATGGATGCTAGGTGGTATGATTGCCTGGTTCTTTATCAGTCCTACCGTTGTAGAGGCATCGAATAGTGTATTTAAACGAATAAATATGGTTGCGAAAATGAACTTTCCGATAAGTTCCTTGCCTTCTGTTGTCATTGCGTCTAATTTAATTGTTCATTTTGTGATGGTTGCTATTTATATTATTGTGCTATTGTTTAATGGCGTTTATCCGTCCCTTCATTGGCTGCAGTTTCTCTATTATTTGGTTTGTATGGTAGCGTTTATGTTTGCCTTAACTCTATTAAATTCAACGATCAGTGTCTTAATAAGAGATTACCAGCAATTAATACAAGCATTTACGAGATTGCTATTTTTTGTTACGCCTTTATTCTGGGATCCGTCTCATATGAGTAATACAGTTCAAGCGATATTAAAGCTAAATCCAGTTTATTATATAGTAAGTGGTTATCGAAATAGTTTTCTGAATGGAACATGGTTTTTCGAAGATTTGAAGTATACAATTTATTTTTGGTTAGTTACGTTAGTCCTTTTACTTGCAGGGTCTATTCTTCACCTTAAGTTTAGGGATAAGTTTGTCGATTTTCTTTAA
- a CDS encoding DUF6270 domain-containing protein has protein sequence MSNIKLAVIGSCVSRDAFNSHFIKNYKEFYRCVVSQNHMSMISLMSEPIPFEPNKLEGNVTDFNKQILMTELTKGVWDALKIQEPDYLILDFYADVYFGIRKVGNSIMTDKTPLFQKTPFYETLPLGETLNIEDHYLEYMELWKKSVDAFMKKMELEFPYIKVIINKVHFTDLYFEKEAQELKKISESGIRKVDVAKINDTLNAFYEYFESTYNVDVIEYEKEYYSEENHLWELFYVHYTKDFYEDFTTKLLHIILVDLHETRMKERNSLSRESFNLLKNPTFNQGKSFWTYWHNDFKISQPEEDAPNASIVSICHNGSEKDLHRQIWSHAVEINTDGKQEYELTFDIKIKDIEDIDSLKSIFALRTFQKIDLIFQKDAQWFKNIKVWEIEGINNDEWTKCSFLIKPTKGKFMKIGPYLMRNGEVSWRNISLEKLY, from the coding sequence ATGAGTAACATTAAATTGGCTGTAATTGGAAGTTGTGTAAGTAGGGACGCATTTAATTCACATTTCATTAAAAATTATAAAGAATTTTATCGATGTGTTGTTAGCCAAAACCACATGTCTATGATTTCTTTAATGTCTGAACCCATTCCGTTTGAACCAAATAAACTAGAAGGTAATGTTACTGACTTTAATAAGCAAATCCTCATGACAGAACTGACAAAAGGTGTATGGGATGCATTAAAAATACAAGAACCTGATTATTTAATACTAGACTTTTATGCAGATGTTTATTTTGGAATCAGAAAAGTTGGAAATAGCATTATGACGGACAAAACACCGTTATTTCAAAAAACTCCCTTCTATGAAACATTACCATTAGGAGAAACGTTAAATATAGAAGATCATTATCTTGAATACATGGAGTTATGGAAAAAATCAGTAGATGCATTTATGAAGAAAATGGAACTAGAATTCCCTTATATAAAGGTCATTATTAATAAAGTTCATTTTACTGATTTATACTTTGAAAAAGAAGCTCAAGAATTAAAGAAAATTAGTGAATCCGGTATTCGAAAAGTTGATGTTGCTAAAATAAACGATACTTTAAATGCATTTTATGAATACTTCGAATCTACTTATAATGTAGACGTGATTGAATATGAGAAAGAATATTATTCTGAAGAGAATCATCTCTGGGAATTATTTTATGTCCATTATACAAAAGACTTTTATGAAGATTTCACTACGAAGCTACTACATATTATCTTAGTTGATTTGCATGAAACTAGGATGAAAGAACGTAACAGCCTCTCTAGAGAGTCTTTTAATCTACTAAAGAATCCTACTTTCAACCAAGGAAAGTCTTTTTGGACCTATTGGCATAATGATTTTAAAATTTCGCAACCAGAAGAAGATGCTCCTAACGCTTCTATTGTATCCATCTGCCATAATGGTAGCGAAAAAGATTTACATCGACAAATATGGTCACATGCCGTTGAAATAAATACGGATGGAAAACAAGAATATGAACTAACATTCGACATTAAGATTAAAGATATAGAGGATATAGATAGCTTAAAATCAATCTTTGCGTTAAGAACATTCCAGAAAATTGATTTAATATTCCAGAAGGATGCCCAATGGTTTAAAAACATAAAGGTTTGGGAAATAGAGGGGATTAATAATGATGAATGGACAAAATGCTCCTTCCTTATTAAACCAACAAAAGGTAAATTCATGAAAATCGGCCCTTATTTAATGAGAAACGGCGAAGTATCTTGGCGAAATATTTCATTAGAAAAACTCTATTAA